The Ictidomys tridecemlineatus isolate mIctTri1 chromosome 6, mIctTri1.hap1, whole genome shotgun sequence genome includes a region encoding these proteins:
- the LOC144378336 gene encoding olfactory receptor 6C6-like, with protein MKNQSMEIEFILLGLTDDPQIQIVIFLFLFLNYSLSLMGNLIIILLTLLDPRLKTPMYFFLRNFSFLEVIFTTVCIPRFLITIVNGDKTISYNNCVAQLFFFLLLGVTEFYLLAAMSYDRYVAICKPLHYPVIMNSRVCYLLVLSSWATGFLIIFPPLVMGLKLDFCASRIIDHFMCETSPILQISCTDTHVLEMMSLVLAVLTLAITLVLVILSYACIVRTILKFPSAQQRTKAFSTCTSHMIVVSMTYGSCIFMYIKPSAKERVTVSKGVALLYTSVAPLLNPFIYTLRNQQVKEVFWDVLHKIMCFSKNKI; from the coding sequence atgaagaaccaATCAATGGAAATAGAGTTCATTCTGTTAGGACTGACAGATGATCCACAAATTCAAAttgtgatttttctgtttctatttctcaACTACTCATTGAGCCTAATGGGGAACTTAATCATTATCCTTCTCACTCTACTGGATCCCCGCCTCAAGACTCCCATGTATTTCTTTCTCCGTAATTTCTCCTTTTTGGAAGTCATATTCACAACAGTGTGTATTCCCAGATTCTTGATAACCATTGTGAATGGAGACAAAACCATTTCTTATAATAACTGTGTagctcaattattttttttccttttactggGAGTTACAGAGTTTtacctcctggctgccatgtcctatgaccgctatgtCGCCATCTGCAAACCTCTCCATTACCCAGTTATTATGAACAGCAGAGTATGTTACCTACTGGTGCTCAGCTCCTGGGCAACTGGATTCTTAATCATCTTTCCCCCTTTGGTCATGGGACTCAAGCTGGATTTCTGTGCTTCCAGAATCATTGATCACTTTATGTGTGAAACATCTCCTATCCTACAGATCTCTTGCACAGACACACATGTCCTTGAAATGATGTCCTTAGTCTTAGCTGTGCTGACACTTGCGATCACGTTGGTATTAGTGATTCTCTCTTATGCTTGCATTGTTAGGACCATTCTGAAATtcccttctgcacagcaaaggaccAAAGCTTTCTCCACCTGTACTTCCCACATGATTGTGGTCTCCATGACATATGGTAGCTGTATCTTTATGTATATAAAACCATCTGCAAAAGAAAGAGTGACTGTATCCAAAGGTGTAGCTTTGCTGTATACCTCAGTTGCCCCTTTACTAAATCCCTTCATCTATACTCTAAGGAACCAGCAGGTGAAAGAAGTCTTCTGGGATGTATTACACAAGATTATgtgtttttcaaaaaacaaaatttaa